Within Schumannella luteola, the genomic segment AGCCGCTCGCCCGCGTCCGCGCCGGACCCGTCCCACCGAACGCAACTCAGGAGATCGGCGCTCAACTGAGGCGTGCGCCTCGTTTCGGCACGATTCTCCTGAGTTGCGTCACTCGCGGGGTGCTCGGGCAGCGCGCGGTCAGTGCAGGTGCAGGCCGGGCAGATTCAGCTCGTGCACCGAGGGAAAGCTGCCCGCCTCGGTCGCACTGAGCCCGGTCGTGGTGAGCGCCGCGATGATCAGGGCGCCGAGCGCGACGCCGAGCAGGAAGCGCACGGTGCTCGCGGGCGAGGACTCCGGGGCGGGATGTCCGGTGCCCGTGCCGGTGCCGGTGCCCGTGCCGGTGCTGTTGTCAGGGGCGAGGGCGGCATCCGCGGTGTCGGCGGAGGACTCGGCGAGCGGTGCGGACGCCGCGACCGTGCGGCTGTCGTCGGCGCGACGGCGGGCGCGCATCCGCATCCCGAGTGCGACCGCGACGACCGTGTCGAGCAGGGTCGAGATCGCGAGGGGCAGCGCGGGCAGCGCCCGGGTGAACTCGGTCGAGTGGACGGCGGCCGCGACGAGCAGCAGTCCGATCCAGCCGAGCAGCGGCAGCAGCACGAACAGCAGCGCCAGTCGCTGCAACGGGGGCTCATCGCGGGCGAAGCAGAACGTGCCCCAGGCGAACTCGGCCGCGCCGAGCAGCGCGAAGGCCGTGCCCAGGGCGGGCGGCGCCCCGATCACGAGAGCGAGGTGGATGAGCCCCGTGCCGAGCGCGGCGAAGCCCAGCCAGATGCGCAGCACCGGCGAGAGCGGCGGTACGGTCAACGGCGGCGGGCGCGGCGGGGCGGGCGCGACGCGGTCAGCGGGCGGCCGACTTCGCCTTCGGGCGCTCGGCGCCGAGGCCGACCGCGAGCAGCACGACCGAGCTGGCGAAGTGCAGCACGTTGTCGGGGGCGTTGATCGCGAGGAAGTTGACCGGGGTTCCGAGCAGGAACAGTCCGGCGATGCCGAGCACGAGGTAGGCGGCGCCGACGACGGTGTTGACCGTGCGGGCCGAGTTCACCCCGCCGACGATCGCCGCGACGGCGAGGATGAGGCCGATCAGCAGGTGCGCGAAGTTGTGCAGCAGGTTGACGCCGAAGACGCCGAGCAGCAGCCCGCCGTCGGGCAGGAAGAAGCCCCACACGCCGATCGCGACGAAGAAGACGCCGAAGATCGTGCCGAGCAGGCGGTTGGGTGACGACAGCATCGGCCCCTCCGATTCCCCCGGGCGCCTCGGGCGGGCGCCGCTGAGGTCAGGGTATCCGCGAGCGTCGCTCGAGCAAACCCTGCGGCCGCTGTGCCGGGCCCCGTGAGAGTACGCGGATTGCGGCATCGGGCCCGGCGTGTCCGGCGCAGAGTGCGTACTTTCACGGGGATGCGCGCGGGGGATGCGCCGGCGCGGTCAGTTCGTGAGCTGCGACTCGAGGAACGAGGCCGAGCGGGCGAACGCCAGCGCCGCCGCCTCCCGGTCGAACTCGCCGCCGACCGTGCCGTTCGCGAAGCCGTGCCGGGTCGTCGGGTAGGCGTGCTGCTCGATCGGGGTCCCGTCGTCTTTGAGACGGGCGATGAACGCGCCCGGCTCGGCGCCCTCGGGCCACTCGTCGACCTCGGCGAGATGCAGCAGCACGGGCGCCGGCAGCACGCCGTGCACGTTCTCGGCGAGCGTCGCGTAGTAGGCGACCACCGCATCCACCGCCCCGGTCTGGGCGAAGCGCAGCCCGTGCCAGCCGCCGATCGAGAAGCCGATCACGCCGATGCGGGTGCTGCCCTCGCTGCGCAGCTGCTCGAGCGCGAGGTCGATCTCGGCGTCGACGCCGTCGTCGGTGAGGGTCGTGAGCAGTCGCTCGGCCTGCTCACCGTCGACGGTCGCGACGCCGTCGTAGAGGTCGGGCACGAGCACCCGGAATCCGACGCGCGACAGCGCCTCGGCGTAGTTCTCGAGCCACGGCAGCCGGCCGTACCAGTCGTGCACGACGATGACCCCGGGGTCACCGGGGCGGCCGTACTCGAGCGGCACGCCGGGATGAGGGATCGGCACGAGCTCTTCCACGCGCCCATTCTGACCGTTCCACCCCCGCCTGCCGAGGTCTGCGCGGCGGGTTTCTCAGGATGACGGGGGCGGGTCCGCCGGTTCGGCGGCGGATGCGGCGGATTCTGCGGAGATGCGCGCGGGCCCGGAAGCGGACGTCGACGTGGACGTGGATGCGCGCCGCCGCCACAGCACCGGTGCGGTCGCCAGCACGAACACCGCGAAGGCCGTCTGCGTCACCAGGCCGAAGCCGATCTGGCCGGGCGCGGCCCCCGGCATCCCGATCGCGAAGGTCATCGTGGCGTTGACGGCCACGTCGGCGATCATGATCCCCGCGCCGAGCACGACGGCGGCGCGGCGCCAGCGCAGTGCGGCGAGGCCCTCGCGGGTGGGTGCGCCTCCGAGCATCAGCACGATCACGGTCGGATCGAGCGCGGTCAGCGCGACCCAGAACGCCCGCACCGCGGTCGGCGCGCCCTCGTAGACGTCGATGCCGCCGAGCGCGACGTCGATCACGTGCGTCGTGGTGCCGACGGCGAAGCCGAGCATCCACAGCACGCGGATCGCGAGGTGGATGCGGGCCGAGCGTGCGTCGTCCATCGCGTGAGGCTAGCGCGGCGGGGGCGGGCGACTGACGCGGCGGCTCAGTCGATCCAGACGACGATGCCGCGCGCCTCGTGCAGCACGGCGGCGACGCCGGCGCGCACGGCCCGGTCGCAGCGCGCCGAGGTGAAGCTCTTCGGGTCGTAGTTCGAGGGCGTGCCGAGTCCCTCGCCGCGGAACGACGCGCCCGTCCAGTCGACGGCGGTCACGTTGCCGGTCGGCTCGGCGACCTCGGCGCCGATCACGAGGAACTGCTGGTCGAGGTGGTTCGCGGTGACGAGGGCGAGCGCGTCGACGAGGTCGTTGCCGGCGCTGATGATCAGGTCGGGCTTCTGCTCCATCGCCTCGACGATCGCGGCGACCTTGTCGTGCCCGGCGGTGACCGTGCGCAGTGAGGCCTTCTCCGCTTCGGCCCAGCGCACGACCGAGTCGTCGATCGTGGCGACCGTCGCATCCTCGTCGTCGGTCTTCAGCAGCACGACCCGCATGCCGGGCGACGGATGCACGGAATCCCAGCTGCCCTCGCGCGGGTGGATGGTCGCCTCCGGCGACGGGCTCGCGCTCGGCAGGAAGCCGGCGCCGAGCTCGCCGATCGCACTCGGAGCGGCGTGCGGACGGCCCCAGTCGTCGCCCGCGCAGCCGGCGAGCCCGGCCACCAGCGCCACCACCGCGAGGCCGCCGACGGCGACCGTGGTGCGCGCGAGTGCGGCGCCGAGGGGCGAGCGAGCGGGCACGGCGGGATCCTTCGGGGCGGCGGGGAAACGGGCGGAGCGACGAGCGAGGCGTCGACGCGGGGGAGTCGGTGCTCGCGACGGCGGGGTGAGCACGCGTCGGGCGAGGGAAGTCTGACCCATGCCGCGGCGGCGCATCCACTCCAGACCTGGGCGTTCGCCCGCCGTTCACCGATCCGACTCCGCGCGTTCGCGCGACCCCGCGAATCTCTCGCCGTCGAGCCCGAGCGACCTCCGCCGAACCCGCCGACACCCGCGAACCCCGGAAGCCCCCATGCCCCACCGCTCCCCCTCGCGTGCCGCCCGCACGTCATTCACCTCCTCCCGCAGCGCAGCCGTCGGTACGCCCGCAGCTCGCACGCCCGGCCGCATCGTCGCCCGCCTGCGTCGCATCCAGCCGATCGTCGCGACCGCGCTCGCCGCGGCCGCCGCCCTGCTCGCGGTCGTCGCGCCCGCCCTCGAGAGCGCCCCGGCCGAGGCGCACGGCTTCACGAGCGTCGTCTACGCCGACGTGTCGGGCGACCGCGACGGCGGCGTGCACGCGACCCTCCAGCTCGAGTACGACCTGCTGATCGTGTCGGCGGCGGACGCCGCGGGCGGCGACGACGAGCTGTTCTACTCGGGAACCGACGCCTTCGACTCCAAGGACCCGAAGGCCGAGATGGCGGTCGTCGAGAAGCACGAGCCGGTCATCGTCGACTACATCGCCCAGCGCTTCCAGGTGAAGACCGGCAGCGGGGATGCGGCCGAGACCTGCAAGCTGACGGCGACGGGCGACCTGAGCATGACCTTCCAGCAGGATGCGCCGTACATCGTCATCCCCTTCGACGTGGCCTGCGCCGACAGCACCGCCACCGCGCACGAGATCACGAGCACCCTGTTCCCCGACAGCGAGCAGTTCGTGAAGTCGACGAAGACGATCGTCACCTACGAGATCGACGGGCAGAAGGGCAGCGCCTCGCTCGATGCGCAGCAGACCTCGTTCTCGACCGAGCAGAGCTTCGGCGAGCGGTTCTGGGAGTTCTTCCACCTCGGCGCCGAGCACCTGCTGACCGGCATCGACCACATCCTGTTCCTGCTGGCTCTGATCGCCGGATCCCGCCGCCTGCGCGAGGTCGTGCTCGCTGCGACGACGTTCACGATCGCCCACTCGGTGACGTTCATCCTCGCCGCGACCCACCTGGTCTCGGCGCCGAGCGAGTTCGTCGAGCCGATCATCGCGCTGTCGATCGCGGTCGTCGCCGGCTGGCACCTGTGGCGGCTGTGGCGCCAGCGTCGCACGCACGAGGTCGACCACCTCGATCAGGCGACCGGGTTCCTGCGTCTCGACCGTGCCGGCTGGCTGCGACTGCTCGCGGTGTTCCTGTTCGGGCTCGTGCACGGCCTCGGCTTCGCGAGCGCGCTCGGCATCGACGAGCCGTGGTCGTGGACGCTGCTGTGGTCGCTGCTCGTCTTCAACGTCGGCATCGAGGCGGTGCAGCTGGGCATCATCGCGATCGTCTTCCCGCTGCTCATGCTGCTGCGCCGCCGGGTGCCGAAGGTCGGCCGCTGGGTCACCGGCATCGTCGCGGGCGGCGTCGCGCTCATGGGCCTCATCTGGTTCGTCGAGCGCATCCTCGGCATCGACTGGATCTGACCCGATCGAGCGGGCGGATGCGCGCATCCGCCCGCCGCGCCGCCTGCGAGACAGGCGTCGGGCAAGCCTGCACAGTCCGCACGCTTTAAGGCTCTTCCCAGGTTTTCACCCGGTGCAACTTCCCCACCGCCGACTGTTCGCCGACCGTTCACCACCCGCCGCGACCTTGAACCTCGCACCATCAGCTTCACCTCTGCACGACCTACCCCCACTCACTTCTCGGAACGGACACTCATGTCTTCCCCCTTCCTCTCGGACGCGCTCGTGCGTCCGCGTCGCCGCGTCGCCGCGGTGCTGACCTGCGCGGCCCTGGCCACGTCGGTCGCGCTCGGCGGACTCGTCGCCGCGGCGCCCGCGCACGCGGCTGACGCCGTCACCTCGTCGGGCATCGTGCTCGGCGTGGGCGCCGACGAGTCGCAGCGCATCGTCACCTGGTACACCTCGGCCGACACCGCCCAGTCGGTGCAGCTCGCCCCGACCTCGCAGCTCGTCAACGGAGAGTTCCCGGCCAGCGCCACGCTCTTCTCGGCGACCGGCGCGGCGAACATCGCCACCAGCGGCGGCTTCAACCGTCACGCCACCGTGTCGGGCCTGAAGGAGAACACCGCGTACTCCTACCGCGTCGGCTCGGCCGACGGCGGATGGTCGAAGGCCTACGCCTTCAAGACCCAGACCTTCGACGGCGACTACGACTTCCTCTTCTTCGGCGACCCGCAGATCGGCTCGTCGGGCGACGCGGTCAAGGACGGCGCCGGCTGGGCCGACACCCTCAACGTGGCCACCGCCGCGAACCCGAACGCCGAGCTGCTCGTCTCGGGCGGCGACCAGGTCGAGACCGCGAACACCGAGTCGCAGTGGGACCAGTTCCTCGCTCCCGACCAGCTGCGTCAGGTGCCGTGGGCCGCGACCATCGGAAACCACGACGTGGGCGGCAAGGCCTACGACCAGCACTTCTCGACGCCGAACACCGACCGCAGCGCGGCCTACTACAAGGGCGGCACCGCGGGCACCGGCACCGAGTCGGGCGGCGACTACTGGTACATCTACAAGGACACGCTGTTCATCGACCTGAACAGCAACTCCTACGTCTCGAACAACGCGAACGGCAGCGGCGGTGACGCGGCGCACATCGCGTACGTGACCGACGTCATCCAGAAGCACCAGGCCGAGGCCAAGTACACGGTGCTCGTGTACCACCACTCGATCTACTCGGCGGCCGACCACGCGAAGGACGCCGACAACAAGATCCGTCGCGTCGACTTCCCGACCACGTTCTCGAAGCTCGGCGTCGACCTGGTGCTGCAGGGCCACGACCACGTCTACACCCGCAGCTACGAGATCAAGAACGGCATCAAGGCCAACCCGGCCGAGCAGCCGAACCAGAACGAGGTCTTCCCCGGCCCCGGCGGCGTGATCTACGTGACCGCGAACTCGGCCTCGGGCTCGAAGTACTACGACATCACCACGCCCGACAACTCGGGCACGAGCGGCGCCGGCAACGGCCCCGACGCGCTGAACCCGAAGAACTACTGGTACAACTCGGTTCAGAACCAGGAGCACGTGCGCAACTACACGAAGGTCTCGGTTCAGAAGGACCAGCTCGTCGTGCAGACCATGCGCAGCGGCACCTGCGACGCCCCGAACGCGGCCGTCGAGCGCGGCAACGTCAAGTGGTGCGGCCCCGACAACGGCGCCTCCGCCGCCCAGGGCGTCGGCTCGATCGTCGACTCGGTCACCATCCACAAGGCGCACGGCAACGGCCAGGACATCCAGGTCACGGTTCCCGACGCGGCTCCCGGTGAGTTCGGCTGGACGATCGACGGCCGCAACGGCCTGGTCGACCTCGGCACCGCCTCGACCGACGTGAACAGCGACTTCTTCGCGGCGAAGGGCGCGATCAACCCGATCGCGGTCAACGACTCGCGTCGTGCGCTGTCGCCCTGGTCGATCTCGGCCTCCGTCGGCGACTTCCGCGACGGCACCAAGACCTTCTCGGGCAAGTACCTGGGCTGGACCCCGAAGGTGGTCCAGGCCGGTGCCGGAGCGGTCGCCGGTGCGCCGATCAAGTCGGGCTACGACGGCGGCGACGGCCTCTCGGTCGCGCGCAACCTCGCGGCTGCGGCCCAGGGTCACGAGCGCGGCACCGCCAAGCTCGGCGCCGACCTCGACCTGAAGATCCCCGGATCGACGGGCAAGGGCTCGTACCGCGCGACCCTCACCATCACGGCGCTGTCGAGCTGACGCTCTGACACGGTCCTCGTGACCGCGCTGAACAGCTGACGCCCGGTGGGGCGGGTGCACCGCATCCGCCCCACCGGGCTTCGGCCGTTCGACCGGAGGGCTGGATGCGCGCCGCACGCCGGCCGCATCCGCGCTCCATCTCCCCTGAACTCCCCTCCCCCACCGACTTCCCGAGGATCACGCCATGACCGCGTCCATCCGCCCCGCCCGCCGCGCCGGCATCCGTCTCGCCGCCGCCGGACTCGCCGCGCTGCTCGCCGCCGGCGCCGCCGCGGCACTCGCGCCGGCCTCCGCCGCGCACGCCGCCGACGACGACGTCACCTGGACCGTGCGCACCGCCGCCAACGACTTCGGCGCCGACCGCACCGCCTACGGCTACACGATCACGCCCGGCGAGAAGGTCGACGACGCCCTCGTCGTCGCCAACCGGGGGGATGAGGCGCTCGACCTGGGCGTGTACGCCGCCGACGGCTACACGACCGACAGCGGCCAGTTCGACATCCTCGCCGCCGTCGAGAAGTCGAAGAACCTCGGCCTCTGGGCCGTGCCGAAGAGCGACCGCGTCGTCGTGCAGCCCGGGCAGACCGTCGAGGTGCCGTTCACGGTCAGCGTTCCGAAGAACGCGACGCCGGGCGACTACGTGGGCGGCATCGTGACCTCGCTCACCCAGCCCGACGCCGACCAGGGCATCAACGTCGACCGCCGCCTCGGCGTGAAGATGTCGATCCGCGTCGGAGGCGACCTGACCCCGTCGCTGGCGATCGAGAACGGATCCGTGTCGTACGGCGGCGGGCTCAACCCCTTCGCGGGCGGCGACGCGACCGTGCAGTACACGCTGCACAACACCGGCAACGCCGTGCTGTCGGCGCACCAGGAAGTCACCCTGACCGGGCCCTTC encodes:
- a CDS encoding purple acid phosphatase family protein yields the protein MSSPFLSDALVRPRRRVAAVLTCAALATSVALGGLVAAAPAHAADAVTSSGIVLGVGADESQRIVTWYTSADTAQSVQLAPTSQLVNGEFPASATLFSATGAANIATSGGFNRHATVSGLKENTAYSYRVGSADGGWSKAYAFKTQTFDGDYDFLFFGDPQIGSSGDAVKDGAGWADTLNVATAANPNAELLVSGGDQVETANTESQWDQFLAPDQLRQVPWAATIGNHDVGGKAYDQHFSTPNTDRSAAYYKGGTAGTGTESGGDYWYIYKDTLFIDLNSNSYVSNNANGSGGDAAHIAYVTDVIQKHQAEAKYTVLVYHHSIYSAADHAKDADNKIRRVDFPTTFSKLGVDLVLQGHDHVYTRSYEIKNGIKANPAEQPNQNEVFPGPGGVIYVTANSASGSKYYDITTPDNSGTSGAGNGPDALNPKNYWYNSVQNQEHVRNYTKVSVQKDQLVVQTMRSGTCDAPNAAVERGNVKWCGPDNGASAAQGVGSIVDSVTIHKAHGNGQDIQVTVPDAAPGEFGWTIDGRNGLVDLGTASTDVNSDFFAAKGAINPIAVNDSRRALSPWSISASVGDFRDGTKTFSGKYLGWTPKVVQAGAGAVAGAPIKSGYDGGDGLSVARNLAAAAQGHERGTAKLGADLDLKIPGSTGKGSYRATLTITALSS
- a CDS encoding dienelactone hydrolase family protein encodes the protein MEELVPIPHPGVPLEYGRPGDPGVIVVHDWYGRLPWLENYAEALSRVGFRVLVPDLYDGVATVDGEQAERLLTTLTDDGVDAEIDLALEQLRSEGSTRIGVIGFSIGGWHGLRFAQTGAVDAVVAYYATLAENVHGVLPAPVLLHLAEVDEWPEGAEPGAFIARLKDDGTPIEQHAYPTTRHGFANGTVGGEFDREAAALAFARSASFLESQLTN
- a CDS encoding DUF4383 domain-containing protein, whose amino-acid sequence is MLSSPNRLLGTIFGVFFVAIGVWGFFLPDGGLLLGVFGVNLLHNFAHLLIGLILAVAAIVGGVNSARTVNTVVGAAYLVLGIAGLFLLGTPVNFLAINAPDNVLHFASSVVLLAVGLGAERPKAKSAAR
- a CDS encoding HupE/UreJ family protein; this translates as MPHRSPSRAARTSFTSSRSAAVGTPAARTPGRIVARLRRIQPIVATALAAAAALLAVVAPALESAPAEAHGFTSVVYADVSGDRDGGVHATLQLEYDLLIVSAADAAGGDDELFYSGTDAFDSKDPKAEMAVVEKHEPVIVDYIAQRFQVKTGSGDAAETCKLTATGDLSMTFQQDAPYIVIPFDVACADSTATAHEITSTLFPDSEQFVKSTKTIVTYEIDGQKGSASLDAQQTSFSTEQSFGERFWEFFHLGAEHLLTGIDHILFLLALIAGSRRLREVVLAATTFTIAHSVTFILAATHLVSAPSEFVEPIIALSIAVVAGWHLWRLWRQRRTHEVDHLDQATGFLRLDRAGWLRLLAVFLFGLVHGLGFASALGIDEPWSWTLLWSLLVFNVGIEAVQLGIIAIVFPLLMLLRRRVPKVGRWVTGIVAGGVALMGLIWFVERILGIDWI
- a CDS encoding WxL protein peptidoglycan domain-containing protein produces the protein MTASIRPARRAGIRLAAAGLAALLAAGAAAALAPASAAHAADDDVTWTVRTAANDFGADRTAYGYTITPGEKVDDALVVANRGDEALDLGVYAADGYTTDSGQFDILAAVEKSKNLGLWAVPKSDRVVVQPGQTVEVPFTVSVPKNATPGDYVGGIVTSLTQPDADQGINVDRRLGVKMSIRVGGDLTPSLAIENGSVSYGGGLNPFAGGDATVQYTLHNTGNAVLSAHQEVTLTGPFGWFPVSLGEVAEPPQLLPGDSWDVKLTGHDVPAVFALFGTVKVTPLVVDAAKSTTPLADVEQTIVGQAVPWTLLVVILVIAALVVFLLRRRRRVVAVAKSREDDRVAEAVEKALAAEKAKKGGAAVEEPEESEESASEDETAAVPVGSGKD